One region of Oreochromis aureus strain Israel breed Guangdong linkage group 19, ZZ_aureus, whole genome shotgun sequence genomic DNA includes:
- the atg9a gene encoding autophagy-related protein 9A, translated as MAHFDTEYQRLEASYSDSPPGEENLLMHVPEGVKSQWHHIENLDLFFQRVYNLHQKNGFTCMLLGEIFELVQLLFVVGFTVFLANCVDYDVLFANKFVNHTDSSKVTLPDAFLPVDVCSARIRNNAFVIFVLIISGVFWLHRLIKFIYNVCCYWEIRSFYINALKMTMSELPYATWQEVQARIVEIQKEHQICIHKKELTELDIYHRILRFKNYMVAMVNKSLLPVRFRLPVLGEYVFYTRGLKYNFELIFFWGPGSLFENEWSLKQEYKRGGNRLELADRLASRILWIGIANLLLCPVILVWQILYAFFSYTEVIKREPGSLGARCWSLYGRCYLRHFNELDHELMSRLSKGYKAASKYMNCFLSPLLTVVAKNVAFFAGSLLAVLIALTIYDEDVLAVEHVLSSITLLGVCITICRSFIPDKHMVFCPEQLLRVILAHIHYMPDHWQGNAHRYETRDQFSQLFQYKAVFILEELLSPVVTPIILIFCLRRKSLEIIDFFRNFTVEVVGVGDTCSFAQMDIRQHGHPAWMSEGKTEASIYQQAEDGKTELSLMHFAITNPQWQPPRETTHFISQLKERVHREATGAPSDTHPMSLSESEPRSLIANLLTGPSTLASVHFDRDISLANHAAAGINDGGSALRSLSPISSSLHLRGSLSAAHRAAGHTSRTMAGSGTDARTVSSGSSAWEGQLTSLVLSEYASTEMSIHALYMHELHKQQSRGEMSRHTWHRQESDESSDSIPDEVRSEPIPHSRNFPRSHTFPTTVPSPSAIPTSASATSSTALGQEGPTAQSSSQRHHSGPTTDPFGTGVKIVRSARVPMGGWAEDGQAAPRHHEPLPEESSEDEMPPHIHKVT; from the exons ATGGCGCACTTTGACACAGAATACCAGCGCCTGGAGGCATCATACAGCGACTCTCCCCCTGGCGAGGAGAACCTGTTGATGCATGTGCCTGAAGGAGTTAAAT CTCAATGGCACCACATAGAAAACTTGGACCTGTTTTTCCAGAGA GTCTATAATCTGCATCAAAAGAATGGATTCACTTGTATGCTGCTCGGAGAGATCTTTGAGCTGGT TCAGTTGCTGTTTGTGGTTGGCTTTACAGTCTTCCTTGCTAACTGTGTGGATTATGACGTCCTCTTTGCCAACAAGTTTGTAAATCACACTGattcatctaaagtcaccttgCCTGATGCATTCCTCCCAGTGGATGTCTGCAGTGCAAG AATCCGAAACAATGCGTTTGTGATCTTTGTTCTGATAATCTCCGGGGTGTTTTGGCTACATCGGCTCATTAAATTCATCTACAATGTGTGCTGTTATTGGGAGATCCGATCCTTCTACATCAACGCCCTTAAAATGACCATG TCAGAGCTCCCCTATGCAAcgtggcaggaggttcaggccaGAATTGTTGAGATCCAGAAGGAACATCAGATCTGCATCCATAAAAAGgagctgacagagctggacaTTTACCACCGCATCCTCCGCTTTAAGAATTACATG GTTGCCATGGTGAATAAATCACTCCTTCCTGTACGATTTCGACTTCCTGTACTTGGGGAGTACGTGTTTTATACACGGGGTCTCAAATACAACTTTGAGCTCATCTTCTTTTGGGGACCAG GCTCCCTGTTTGAGAATGAGTGGAGTCTAAAACAAGAGTATAAGAGGGGAGGGAACAGGCTTGAGCTTGCAGACAGGCTAGCCTCTCGTATCCTGTGGATCGGCATTGCaaatctgctgctgtgtccagTCATTCTTGTGTGGCAGATCCTTTATGCTTTTTTCAGTTATACTGAG GTGATCAAGCGAGAGCCTGGCTCTCTGGGGGCGAGATGCTGGTCTCTGTATGGTCGATGTTATCTGCGTCATTTCAATGAGCTGGACCACGAGCTCATGTCACGCCTCAGCAAAGGCTACAAG GCTGCATCCAAGTATATGAACTGTTTCCTTTCACCACTACTCACAGTGGTTGCCAAAAATGTGGCATTTTTCGCCGGGTCTCTTTTGGCTGTTCTCATCGCCCTGACCATCTATGACGAGGACGTCCTTGCAGTGGAGCATGTGCTCTCATCAATCACACTCCTTGGAGTGTGTATCACAATCTGCAG GTCATTTATTCCTGATAAGCATATGGTGTTCTGCCCTGAGCAGCTGTTGCGGGTCATTCTGGCTCATATCCACTACATGCCTGATCACTGGCAAGGCAATGCACACAGATACGAGACCCGAGACCAGTTCTCCCAGCTGTTCCAGTACAAAGCA GTATTTATTCTAGAGGAGCTGTTAAGTCCAGTGGTGACTCCCATCATCCTCATCTTCTGTCTAAGGAGAAAGTCTTTGGAGATCATTGATTTCTTCAGAAACTTCACTGTGGAGGTGGTCGGGGTAGGAGATACCTGCTCCTTTGCTCAGATGGACATTAGGCAGCATGGACACCCTGCG TGGATGTCAGAGGGGAAGACAGAGGCATCTATCTATCAGCAGGCAGAGGATGGGAAGACGGAGTTATCGCTGATGCACTTTGCCATCACTAACCCCCAGTGGCAGCCTCCTCGAGAGACCACACACTTTATCAGCCAGTTGAAAGAAAGAGTTCACAGAGAAGCCACAGGGGCTCCTTCAGACACACATCCAATGTCTCTGTCAGAGTCTGAG ccACGGAGTCTCATTGCAAACCTCCTAACAGGTCCCTCCACACTGGCCTCAGTTCATTTTGACCGGGATATTTCTTTAGCAAATCATGCAGCAGCTGGCATAAACGATGGGGGGTCCGCCTTACGCTCTCTTTCGCCAATTAGCAGCAGCCTTCACTTGAGAGGCAGCTTAAGTGCAGCTCACAGGGCTGCTGGCCATACTAGCAGAACAATGGCAGGCTCAGG GACCGACGCTCGAACTGTGAGCTCAGGCAGCAGCGCATGGGAAGGTCAGCTTACCAGTTTGGTCCTATCAGAGTATGCCTCCACTGAGATGAGCATCCATGCACTTTATATGCATGAG CTCCATAAACAGCAGTCTCGTGGCGAGATGTCCCGCCACACTTGGCACAGACAGGAGAGCGACGAAAGCAGTGACAGCATCCCAGATGAAGTAAGGAGCGAACCCATTCCCCATTCAAGAAATTTCCCTCGATCGCACACTTTCCCCACCACAGTTCCCAGTCCTAGTGCCATTCCCACTTCAGCTTCAGCCACCAGCAGCACCGCTCTGGGCCAGGAGGGGCcaacagcacagagcagcagtCAGAGACACCACAGTGGACCTACAACTG ACCCGTTTGGTACAGGGGTAAAGATAGTGAGGTCAGCACGTGTGCCAATGGGAGGATGGGCAGAGGATGGTCAAGCAGCGCCACGACACCATGAACCACTACCAGAGGAGAGTTCAGAGGATGAAATGCCTCCTCACATACACAAG GTTACATAA